From a region of the Cyclopterus lumpus isolate fCycLum1 chromosome 5, fCycLum1.pri, whole genome shotgun sequence genome:
- the inavab gene encoding innate immunity activator b: MEGNGEISDTDSGIILHSGSDSPMMHTKDVTTHTRAMKLKHQALQDRLKLCLLELKKLCIREAELTGRLSDDYPLLLGEKSPHIRRRIGATFKLDEQSFPRGEEESQLSLVDAELALQMKIYEAARKLREEDHLSKAVKKSRSRQCKIEEKKLKRLQEMAFQLRLEHGRSSPLPAFNIAQHDLGTSDDSSLSDSVVQDEEVTSQSSQLSSGLPDQGETHPPQPPASSQSFIDGPYMSPSVAPPILPLTPSQSPDPILDSILSLNSSPVCDLPPIQHSPWTETSLDQPYQKSKKSRSSSKTSSPAKSESLPPLEACFASHLRLSRSQSNSTPSTPEMRVHRQLSLRVSNPESSSEKDRGRTRGPRRRLTDYAMTLPETLPPAVNYGNHINSEESNSEYSFTSYNSSPCQEMPCDTPKQYQSALAHSGPVGSYAPQAFARTGFYHNPRNQSSPRFHKAYYNEEMVYQNDLELARSYYAQQAPCPSNRYEYYYKDTAVPHQRAQRALPPEVRLSPSPAQWDHPQYRSSGLPQQVVNEQLKSWHRRSQLKCPRSRSLDRQGAVRVKNMSTREATFHQNQNYHEQVIQRRALQRAADDTQAHWVVDDGSHFVSQV, from the exons ATGGAGGGCAACGGCGAGATCAGTGACACTGACAGCGGCATCATCCTTCATTcag GCTCTGACAGCCCAATGATGCATACGAAGGATGTGACCACACACACTCGGGCCATGAAGCTCAAACACCAAGCTCTCCAGGACCGACTCAAGCTCTGCCTACTGGAGTTGAAGAAACTCTGCATACGAGAAGCT GAGTTGACAGGCCGGCTGTCAGATGATTACCCTTTGTTGCTAGGAGAGAAGTCTCCGCATATTCGCAGACGTATTGGAGCTACGTTTAAACTGGACGAACAAAGCTTCCCTCGAGGAGAAGAG GAGTCACAACTGAGTTTAGTGGATGCTGAGTTGGCGCTTCAGATGAAGATATACGAGGCAGCGCGAAAGCTCCGCGAGGAGGATCACCTGAGTAAGGCTGTTAAAAAGAGCCGGTCACGGCAATGCAAGATAGAGGAGAAAAAACTCAAACGGCTGCAGGAGATGGCTTTTCAGCTACGACTGGAGCACGGCCGATCATCACCACTCCCTGCTTTTAATATTGCACAACATG ATCTGGGTACATCTGATGACAGCTCTCTATCTGATTCTGTAGTGCAAGATGAAG AGGTGACCAGTCAGTCATCACAGCTGTCCTCTGGACTCCCCGACCAAGGAGAGACCCATCCTCCCCAGCCTCCTGCGTCCTCACAGTCCTTCATCGACGGCCCctacatgtctccatctgtggCTCCACCAATCCTGCCGTTGACCCCAAGCCAGTCTCCCGATCCGATTCTTGACTCTATACTGAGTTTAAACTCAAGCCCTGTATGTGACCTTCCTCCCATCCAGCACTCCCCGTGGACAGAGACTAGTCTCGACCAACCTTACCAGAAGAGCAAGAAGTCACGCTCCTCCAGCAAGACAAG CAGTCCAGCCAAAAGTGAATCGTTGCCACCGTTGGAGGCTTGCTTCGCGTCCCATCTGAGGCTGAGCCGCTCTCAGTCGAACAGCACACCTTCCACACCAGAGATGCGAGTGCACAGACAACTCTCCCTCAG AGTATCCAACCCTGAATCTTCATCTGAAAAGGACCGTGGTCGCACCAGAGGTCCAAGGAGGCGACTGACAGATTATGCAATGACTTTACCAGAGACTCTTCCCCCCGCGGTGAACTATGGAAACCACATTAACTCTGAAGAGAGCAACTCTGAATACTCGTTTACATCTTACAACAGCTCACCATGTCAGGAGATGCCCTGTGATACGCCCAAACAATATCAGTCTGCACTAGCGCATTCTGGACCTGTTGGCAGCTATGCACCTCAAGCCTTCGCACGCACTGGCTTTTACCATAATCCCAGGAACCAGTCCAGCCCCAGGTTTCACAAAGCCTATTACAATGAGGAAATGGTCTACCAAAATGATCTGGAGTTGGCACGGAGCTATTACGCCCAGCAGGCTCCCTGTCCTTCCAACAGATATGAGTATTACTATAAAGACACTGCTGTGCCCCACCAAAGAGCACAGAGGGCTTTACCCCCTGAGGTCCGACTCTCCCCCTCCCCGGCTCAATGGGACCATCCACAGTACCGCTCCAGTGGCCTCCCACAACAAGTAGTGAATGAACAGCTTAAGTCATGGCACCGGCGGAGTCAGCTCAAATGCCCTAGGTCTCGCTCTCTTGACAGACAGGGAGCAGTCAGAGTCAAAAACATGTCCACTCGGGAGGCGACCTTCCACCAAAATCAGAATTACCATGAACAG gTTATCCAAAGAAGGGCTCTTCAAAGAGCTGCAGATGACACTCAAGCACACTGGGTTGTAGATGATGGCTCTCACTTTGTAAGTCAGGTGTAA